The Xiphias gladius isolate SHS-SW01 ecotype Sanya breed wild chromosome 9, ASM1685928v1, whole genome shotgun sequence genome window below encodes:
- the sema4gb gene encoding semaphorin-4G isoform X1 — protein sequence MGNRRSVQPLPFLPLLLLLLARLSQLWAFPFSPSLDLDVTPRTTVFSKGLLGSARFTGSSQNYSTLLLEEEARLLYVGGRGALYALSASNIATPANLTIDWDASPEQRKQCLNKGRDNQTECYNHIRFLQRYNGTHLYVCGTNAFRPLCAYIDAERFGFSSGFEEGRDRCPYDPAKGYTGLLVDGEMFTASQYEFRSSPDVRRNFPFPTLRTEEAPTRWLLEAEFVGSVLLRESINSSVGDDDKIYFFFTERSQEQIAYPSQTKVSRVARVCKTDWGGQRTLQRKWTSFLKARMVCSVPEYELHLNILRSVFVLQGRDAQSSIFYGVFGLEWKNIKASAICQYAFSDVQKVFEGPYMEVQDSKWREYTGKVPEPRPGSCITDLHRSQGINSSRDLPDNVLTFARRHPLMASQVHPIGVRPLLFKRSVNYVKIAVHKEPALDGNIYTVLFLGTAYSSGSLDEVASLPTDDGWLHRAVDIDGEMHIIEELQLFDRLQPIESMVISSALRSIYVGSRSGVVQVPMSACQRYTSCYDCVFARDPFCGWDGRVCVEISSRAQRSNLTQDILRGIRGCRENSGNVVHRRRSVMSGDDVLLQCELRSNLATPRWTLNGKELQGYDLGSGYRIGTDGLLIIGARAQQSGSYRCFAVENSVSVLVYLYTVRVHTDPYFPVEPTATTNPTTVSSPTVFSTSSPTEQPLPSPPAPPPPGPEFQTYRHMEAVYISLVAVLGGLCLVLTVVLLYVSFCTRRASRDRKFSQQGLQVLGASERKRSSHFELKTISSHCNGRQGRQSISLPTFGDMGDGFLQIVPGEGQMSPTKTPPPAPPLPMPPPLPNMDYANGLSATLPSVLRKMNGNSYVLLRQADPEGMSPLYHSFTEELNRILEKRKHTQLDLQPDESSI from the exons atgGGGAACCGGAGATCAGTCCAGCCCCTCCCGTTCCTGCCGCTGCTCCTACTGCTCCTCGCAAGGCTGTCACAGCTGTGGGCCTTCCCTTTCAGCCCATCTCTGGACTTGGACGTCACCCCCAGGACAACTGTCTTCTCCAAAG GTCTGCTGGGCAGCGCTCGCTTCACTGGCTCTTCCCAGAACTACAGCACCctcctgctggaggaggaggcccGGCTGCTGTACGTGGGAGGCCGAGGAGCTCTGTACGCACTCAGCGCCTCCAACATCGCCACACCTGCAAACCTCACG ATTGATTGGGACGCTTCCCCTGAGCAGAGGAAGCAGTGTCTGAACAAGGGCAGAGACAATCAG acTGAGTGTTACAATCACATCCGCTTTCTGCAGCGGTACAACGGGACCCACCTGTACGTCTGTGGGACGAACGCCTTCAGACCTCTCTGTGCTTATATA gaTGCGGAGCGGTTCGGCTTCTCCTCAGGCTTCGAGGAGGGCAGGGACAGGTGCCCCTATGACCCGGCAAAGGGATACACCGGCCTCCTTGTGG ACGGCGAGATGTTCACGGCCTCACAGTATGAGTTTCGCAGCTCTCCAGACGTGCGCAGAAACTTCCCCTTCCCCACGCTCAGGACAGAGGAGGCCCCGACCCGGTGGCTTCTGG agGCAGAATTTGTTGGCTCTGTGCTGCTGAGGGAGAGCATCAACAGCTCCGTCGGTGACGACGACAAGATTTACTTCTTCTTCACGGAGAGAAGCCAGGAGCAGATCGCCTACCCGAGCCAGACCAAGGTGTCCAGGGTTGCCCGAGTCTGCAAG ACTGACTGGGGCGGCCAGAGGACCCTGCAGAGGAAGTGGACCTCCTTCCTCAAGGCCAGAATGGTGTGTTCGGTCCCAGAGTATGAGCTGCACCTCAATATCCTGCGCAGTGTGTTTGTCCTGCAGGGTCGGGACGCTCAGAGCAGCATTTTCTATGGCGTCTTTGGCCTGGAATG GAAGAATATCAAAGCGTCTGCTATCTGCCAGTACGCCTTCTCAGATGTACAGAAGGTTTTCGAGGGGCCGTACATGGAGGTCCAGGACTCAAAGTGGAGGGAGTACACAGGGAAGGTACCAGAGCCGAGACCAGGATCT TGTATAACAGATCTGCACAGGTCCCAGGGCATCAACTCGTCTCGAGACCTCCCAGACAACGTCCTCACTTTCGCCAGAAGGCACCCACTCATGGCCAGCCAGGTGCACCCAATAGGGGTTCGCCCTCTCTTGTTCAAGAGGAGTGTCAACTATGTCAAGATAGCTGTGCACAAGGAGCCGGCGCTGGATGGAAACATTTATACTGTCCTGTTTTTGGGAACTG CTTATTCTAGTGGCTCGCTTGACGAGGTTGCATCTCTTCCTACAGATGACGGTTGGTTGCACAGAGCTGTGGACATCGACGGAGAAATGCATATCATAGAGGAGCTGCAGTTGTTTGATAGACTGCAGCCCATAGAGAGCATGGTCATATCCTCAGCTCTG CGGAGCATTTATGTCGGCTCCCGCTCTGGAGTCGTGCAGGTGCCGATGTCAGCCTGTCAGAGATACACGTCCTGTTACGACTGCGTATTCGCCAGAGATCCGTTCTGTGGCTGGGACGGGAGGGTGTGTGTGGAAATATCTTCACGTGCACAGAG GTCAAACCTAACCCAGGACATCCTGAGAGGGATCAGGGGCTGCAGGGAGAATTCCGGAAATG TGGTCCATCGGAGGCGTTCCGTGATGTCCGGCGACGATGTGCTACTACAGTGCGAACTACGCTCGAACCTGGCAACTCCACGCTGGACTCTAAATGGCAAAGAGCTCCAGGGGTACGACCTCGGTTCGGGCTACCGAATCGGCACGGATGGCCTCCTCATAATCGGAGCTCGTGCCCAGCAGAGCGGTTCCTATCGCTGCTTTGCTGTCGAGAACTCAGTCTCAGTCCTGGTTTATCTTTACACGGTAAGGGTGCACACAGACCCGTACTTCCCCGTGGAGCCCACAGCCACGACTAACCCCACTACAGTTTCGAGCCCAACTGTTTTCTCCACAAGCAGCCCCACTGAGCAGCCTCTGCCCTCACCTCCCGCCCCGCCTCCTCCGGGACCTGAGTTCCAGACCTACAGACACATGGAGGCCGTGTACATCTCTCTGGTGGCGGTTCTCGGAGGGCTTTGCTTGGTTCTGACTGTGGTGCTGCTTTATGTGAGCTTCTGCACCAGACGGGCCTCCCGGGACCGGAAGTTCTCTCAGCAAGGGCTGCAGGTCCTGGGGGCCtctgagagaaaaaggagtTCCCATTTTGAACTTAAAACCATCTCCAGCCACTGCAATGGCCGACAGGGTCGTCAGTCCATCTCGTTGCCAACGTTCGGGGACATGGGCGATGGTTTCCTCCAGATAGTTCCAGGTGAGGGCCAGATGTCCCCAACAAAAACACCACCTCCGGCACCTCCGCTTCCTATGCCACCACCACTTCCCAACATGGACTACGCCAACGGGCTGTCGGCCACTCTGCCCAGTGTGCTGAGGAAGATGAATGGGAACAGCTACGTGCTGCTGAGGCAGGCTGACCCCGAGGGCATGTCACCGCTCTACCACTCCTTCACAGAGGAGCTCAACAGGATCCTGGAgaagaggaaacacacacagctcgACCTGCAGCCTGATGAGAGCTCCATCTAG
- the sema4gb gene encoding semaphorin-4G isoform X2: MGNRRSVQPLPFLPLLLLLLARLSQLWAFPFSPSLDLDVTPRTTVFSKGLLGSARFTGSSQNYSTLLLEEEARLLYVGGRGALYALSASNIATPANLTIDWDASPEQRKQCLNKGRDNQTECYNHIRFLQRYNGTHLYVCGTNAFRPLCAYIDAERFGFSSGFEEGRDRCPYDPAKGYTGLLVDGEMFTASQYEFRSSPDVRRNFPFPTLRTEEAPTRWLLEAEFVGSVLLRESINSSVGDDDKIYFFFTERSQEQIAYPSQTKVSRVARVCKTDWGGQRTLQRKWTSFLKARMVCSVPEYELHLNILRSVFVLQGRDAQSSIFYGVFGLEWKNIKASAICQYAFSDVQKVFEGPYMEVQDSKWREYTGKVPEPRPGSCITDLHRSQGINSSRDLPDNVLTFARRHPLMASQVHPIGVRPLLFKRSVNYVKIAVHKEPALDGNIYTVLFLGTDDGWLHRAVDIDGEMHIIEELQLFDRLQPIESMVISSALRSIYVGSRSGVVQVPMSACQRYTSCYDCVFARDPFCGWDGRVCVEISSRAQRSNLTQDILRGIRGCRENSGNVVHRRRSVMSGDDVLLQCELRSNLATPRWTLNGKELQGYDLGSGYRIGTDGLLIIGARAQQSGSYRCFAVENSVSVLVYLYTVRVHTDPYFPVEPTATTNPTTVSSPTVFSTSSPTEQPLPSPPAPPPPGPEFQTYRHMEAVYISLVAVLGGLCLVLTVVLLYVSFCTRRASRDRKFSQQGLQVLGASERKRSSHFELKTISSHCNGRQGRQSISLPTFGDMGDGFLQIVPGEGQMSPTKTPPPAPPLPMPPPLPNMDYANGLSATLPSVLRKMNGNSYVLLRQADPEGMSPLYHSFTEELNRILEKRKHTQLDLQPDESSI, encoded by the exons atgGGGAACCGGAGATCAGTCCAGCCCCTCCCGTTCCTGCCGCTGCTCCTACTGCTCCTCGCAAGGCTGTCACAGCTGTGGGCCTTCCCTTTCAGCCCATCTCTGGACTTGGACGTCACCCCCAGGACAACTGTCTTCTCCAAAG GTCTGCTGGGCAGCGCTCGCTTCACTGGCTCTTCCCAGAACTACAGCACCctcctgctggaggaggaggcccGGCTGCTGTACGTGGGAGGCCGAGGAGCTCTGTACGCACTCAGCGCCTCCAACATCGCCACACCTGCAAACCTCACG ATTGATTGGGACGCTTCCCCTGAGCAGAGGAAGCAGTGTCTGAACAAGGGCAGAGACAATCAG acTGAGTGTTACAATCACATCCGCTTTCTGCAGCGGTACAACGGGACCCACCTGTACGTCTGTGGGACGAACGCCTTCAGACCTCTCTGTGCTTATATA gaTGCGGAGCGGTTCGGCTTCTCCTCAGGCTTCGAGGAGGGCAGGGACAGGTGCCCCTATGACCCGGCAAAGGGATACACCGGCCTCCTTGTGG ACGGCGAGATGTTCACGGCCTCACAGTATGAGTTTCGCAGCTCTCCAGACGTGCGCAGAAACTTCCCCTTCCCCACGCTCAGGACAGAGGAGGCCCCGACCCGGTGGCTTCTGG agGCAGAATTTGTTGGCTCTGTGCTGCTGAGGGAGAGCATCAACAGCTCCGTCGGTGACGACGACAAGATTTACTTCTTCTTCACGGAGAGAAGCCAGGAGCAGATCGCCTACCCGAGCCAGACCAAGGTGTCCAGGGTTGCCCGAGTCTGCAAG ACTGACTGGGGCGGCCAGAGGACCCTGCAGAGGAAGTGGACCTCCTTCCTCAAGGCCAGAATGGTGTGTTCGGTCCCAGAGTATGAGCTGCACCTCAATATCCTGCGCAGTGTGTTTGTCCTGCAGGGTCGGGACGCTCAGAGCAGCATTTTCTATGGCGTCTTTGGCCTGGAATG GAAGAATATCAAAGCGTCTGCTATCTGCCAGTACGCCTTCTCAGATGTACAGAAGGTTTTCGAGGGGCCGTACATGGAGGTCCAGGACTCAAAGTGGAGGGAGTACACAGGGAAGGTACCAGAGCCGAGACCAGGATCT TGTATAACAGATCTGCACAGGTCCCAGGGCATCAACTCGTCTCGAGACCTCCCAGACAACGTCCTCACTTTCGCCAGAAGGCACCCACTCATGGCCAGCCAGGTGCACCCAATAGGGGTTCGCCCTCTCTTGTTCAAGAGGAGTGTCAACTATGTCAAGATAGCTGTGCACAAGGAGCCGGCGCTGGATGGAAACATTTATACTGTCCTGTTTTTGGGAACTG ATGACGGTTGGTTGCACAGAGCTGTGGACATCGACGGAGAAATGCATATCATAGAGGAGCTGCAGTTGTTTGATAGACTGCAGCCCATAGAGAGCATGGTCATATCCTCAGCTCTG CGGAGCATTTATGTCGGCTCCCGCTCTGGAGTCGTGCAGGTGCCGATGTCAGCCTGTCAGAGATACACGTCCTGTTACGACTGCGTATTCGCCAGAGATCCGTTCTGTGGCTGGGACGGGAGGGTGTGTGTGGAAATATCTTCACGTGCACAGAG GTCAAACCTAACCCAGGACATCCTGAGAGGGATCAGGGGCTGCAGGGAGAATTCCGGAAATG TGGTCCATCGGAGGCGTTCCGTGATGTCCGGCGACGATGTGCTACTACAGTGCGAACTACGCTCGAACCTGGCAACTCCACGCTGGACTCTAAATGGCAAAGAGCTCCAGGGGTACGACCTCGGTTCGGGCTACCGAATCGGCACGGATGGCCTCCTCATAATCGGAGCTCGTGCCCAGCAGAGCGGTTCCTATCGCTGCTTTGCTGTCGAGAACTCAGTCTCAGTCCTGGTTTATCTTTACACGGTAAGGGTGCACACAGACCCGTACTTCCCCGTGGAGCCCACAGCCACGACTAACCCCACTACAGTTTCGAGCCCAACTGTTTTCTCCACAAGCAGCCCCACTGAGCAGCCTCTGCCCTCACCTCCCGCCCCGCCTCCTCCGGGACCTGAGTTCCAGACCTACAGACACATGGAGGCCGTGTACATCTCTCTGGTGGCGGTTCTCGGAGGGCTTTGCTTGGTTCTGACTGTGGTGCTGCTTTATGTGAGCTTCTGCACCAGACGGGCCTCCCGGGACCGGAAGTTCTCTCAGCAAGGGCTGCAGGTCCTGGGGGCCtctgagagaaaaaggagtTCCCATTTTGAACTTAAAACCATCTCCAGCCACTGCAATGGCCGACAGGGTCGTCAGTCCATCTCGTTGCCAACGTTCGGGGACATGGGCGATGGTTTCCTCCAGATAGTTCCAGGTGAGGGCCAGATGTCCCCAACAAAAACACCACCTCCGGCACCTCCGCTTCCTATGCCACCACCACTTCCCAACATGGACTACGCCAACGGGCTGTCGGCCACTCTGCCCAGTGTGCTGAGGAAGATGAATGGGAACAGCTACGTGCTGCTGAGGCAGGCTGACCCCGAGGGCATGTCACCGCTCTACCACTCCTTCACAGAGGAGCTCAACAGGATCCTGGAgaagaggaaacacacacagctcgACCTGCAGCCTGATGAGAGCTCCATCTAG
- the sema4gb gene encoding semaphorin-4G isoform X3 — protein sequence MGNRRSVQPLPFLPLLLLLLARLSQLWAFPFSPSLDLDVTPRTTVFSKGLLGSARFTGSSQNYSTLLLEEEARLLYVGGRGALYALSASNIATPANLTIDWDASPEQRKQCLNKGRDNQTECYNHIRFLQRYNGTHLYVCGTNAFRPLCAYIDAERFGFSSGFEEGRDRCPYDPAKGYTGLLVDGEMFTASQYEFRSSPDVRRNFPFPTLRTEEAPTRWLLEAEFVGSVLLRESINSSVGDDDKIYFFFTERSQEQIAYPSQTKVSRVARVCKTDWGGQRTLQRKWTSFLKARMVCSVPEYELHLNILRSVFVLQGRDAQSSIFYGVFGLEWKNIKASAICQYAFSDVQKVFEGPYMEVQDSKWREYTGKVPEPRPGSCITDLHRSQGINSSRDLPDNVLTFARRHPLMASQVHPIGVRPLLFKRSVNYVKIAVHKEPALDGNIYTVLFLGTAYSSGSLDEVASLPTDDGWLHRAVDIDGEMHIIEELQLFDRLQPIESMVISSALRSIYVGSRSGVVQVPMSACQRYTSCYDCVFARDPFCGWDGRVCVEISSRAQRSNLTQDILRGIRGCRENSGNVVHRRRSVMSGDDVLLQCELRSNLATPRWTLNGKELQGYDLGSGYRIGTDGLLIIGARAQQSGSYRCFAVENSVSVLVYLYTPH from the exons atgGGGAACCGGAGATCAGTCCAGCCCCTCCCGTTCCTGCCGCTGCTCCTACTGCTCCTCGCAAGGCTGTCACAGCTGTGGGCCTTCCCTTTCAGCCCATCTCTGGACTTGGACGTCACCCCCAGGACAACTGTCTTCTCCAAAG GTCTGCTGGGCAGCGCTCGCTTCACTGGCTCTTCCCAGAACTACAGCACCctcctgctggaggaggaggcccGGCTGCTGTACGTGGGAGGCCGAGGAGCTCTGTACGCACTCAGCGCCTCCAACATCGCCACACCTGCAAACCTCACG ATTGATTGGGACGCTTCCCCTGAGCAGAGGAAGCAGTGTCTGAACAAGGGCAGAGACAATCAG acTGAGTGTTACAATCACATCCGCTTTCTGCAGCGGTACAACGGGACCCACCTGTACGTCTGTGGGACGAACGCCTTCAGACCTCTCTGTGCTTATATA gaTGCGGAGCGGTTCGGCTTCTCCTCAGGCTTCGAGGAGGGCAGGGACAGGTGCCCCTATGACCCGGCAAAGGGATACACCGGCCTCCTTGTGG ACGGCGAGATGTTCACGGCCTCACAGTATGAGTTTCGCAGCTCTCCAGACGTGCGCAGAAACTTCCCCTTCCCCACGCTCAGGACAGAGGAGGCCCCGACCCGGTGGCTTCTGG agGCAGAATTTGTTGGCTCTGTGCTGCTGAGGGAGAGCATCAACAGCTCCGTCGGTGACGACGACAAGATTTACTTCTTCTTCACGGAGAGAAGCCAGGAGCAGATCGCCTACCCGAGCCAGACCAAGGTGTCCAGGGTTGCCCGAGTCTGCAAG ACTGACTGGGGCGGCCAGAGGACCCTGCAGAGGAAGTGGACCTCCTTCCTCAAGGCCAGAATGGTGTGTTCGGTCCCAGAGTATGAGCTGCACCTCAATATCCTGCGCAGTGTGTTTGTCCTGCAGGGTCGGGACGCTCAGAGCAGCATTTTCTATGGCGTCTTTGGCCTGGAATG GAAGAATATCAAAGCGTCTGCTATCTGCCAGTACGCCTTCTCAGATGTACAGAAGGTTTTCGAGGGGCCGTACATGGAGGTCCAGGACTCAAAGTGGAGGGAGTACACAGGGAAGGTACCAGAGCCGAGACCAGGATCT TGTATAACAGATCTGCACAGGTCCCAGGGCATCAACTCGTCTCGAGACCTCCCAGACAACGTCCTCACTTTCGCCAGAAGGCACCCACTCATGGCCAGCCAGGTGCACCCAATAGGGGTTCGCCCTCTCTTGTTCAAGAGGAGTGTCAACTATGTCAAGATAGCTGTGCACAAGGAGCCGGCGCTGGATGGAAACATTTATACTGTCCTGTTTTTGGGAACTG CTTATTCTAGTGGCTCGCTTGACGAGGTTGCATCTCTTCCTACAGATGACGGTTGGTTGCACAGAGCTGTGGACATCGACGGAGAAATGCATATCATAGAGGAGCTGCAGTTGTTTGATAGACTGCAGCCCATAGAGAGCATGGTCATATCCTCAGCTCTG CGGAGCATTTATGTCGGCTCCCGCTCTGGAGTCGTGCAGGTGCCGATGTCAGCCTGTCAGAGATACACGTCCTGTTACGACTGCGTATTCGCCAGAGATCCGTTCTGTGGCTGGGACGGGAGGGTGTGTGTGGAAATATCTTCACGTGCACAGAG GTCAAACCTAACCCAGGACATCCTGAGAGGGATCAGGGGCTGCAGGGAGAATTCCGGAAATG TGGTCCATCGGAGGCGTTCCGTGATGTCCGGCGACGATGTGCTACTACAGTGCGAACTACGCTCGAACCTGGCAACTCCACGCTGGACTCTAAATGGCAAAGAGCTCCAGGGGTACGACCTCGGTTCGGGCTACCGAATCGGCACGGATGGCCTCCTCATAATCGGAGCTCGTGCCCAGCAGAGCGGTTCCTATCGCTGCTTTGCTGTCGAGAACTCAGTCTCAGTCCTGGTTTATCTTTACACG CCCCACTGA